From the Lathyrus oleraceus cultivar Zhongwan6 chromosome 4, CAAS_Psat_ZW6_1.0, whole genome shotgun sequence genome, one window contains:
- the LOC127076490 gene encoding uncharacterized protein LOC127076490 has translation MENNLPIITKRVWNMIRVALFMLRKGISKGKLMMDLNMMLKRRRKLAGKAITNLIFPHHHGSSTSREYEFSCSNTPNYKFVLNNKRHHRNNHFFACAHAPLTQDDDIVTVNAVKTMLENMVNNHEVMVEASPALPGFGRTPKARQLRVTDSPFPVDDTDTVAEVDKAAETFIKRFYSQLRKQD, from the coding sequence ATGGAAAACAACCTACCAATAATAACAAAGAGAGTATGGAACATGATACGTGTAGCCTTGTTCATGTTAAGAAAAGGCATATCCAAGGGAAAACTTATGATGGACCTAAACATGATGCTCAAACGCCGCCGCAAGCTCGCCGGAAAAGCCATCACCAACCTCATTTTCCCTCACCACCACGGCAGCTCCACCTCAAGAGAATACGAATTCAGCTGCAGCAACACACCTAATTACAAATTTGTCCTCAACAACAAGCGTCACCACCGCAACAACCACTTCTTCGCGTGTGCTCACGCGCCTCTCACGCAAGACGACGACATTGTGACCGTTAATGCTGTTAAGACTATGTTGGAGAATATGGTAAATAATCACGAGGTGATGGTTGAGGCTTCCCCGGCGCTCCCCGGGTTCGGGCGGACACCTAAGGCGAGACAGTTGAGGGTGACTGACTCGCCTTTTCCGGTGGACGACACTGATACGGTTGCGGAGGTTGACAAGGCGGCCGAAACTTTTATAAAGAGGTTCTACTCGCAGTTGAGGAAGCAGGATTGA